A window of the Desulforapulum autotrophicum HRM2 genome harbors these coding sequences:
- a CDS encoding dihydropteroate synthase, with protein sequence MDSPDPAILEMAFSMVDRPPMINSISLEKERFNAMMPFLNDKDCCVIALCMDDTGMPESAGDILGRAKNLVVELNKIGISTVHIYVNPLVQPISTDANKGTMVLDAVRAIKAEFPDVHITGGLSNISYGLPQRHIINRTFVTLMMDAGMDSAIIDPLDKKIMATIRTADMLLGKDPFCMKYLKGIRSGAIES encoded by the coding sequence TTGGACAGTCCAGATCCAGCCATCCTTGAAATGGCATTTTCCATGGTGGATAGGCCCCCCATGATCAACTCCATCTCCCTGGAAAAAGAGCGATTTAACGCCATGATGCCTTTTCTTAACGACAAAGACTGCTGTGTCATTGCCCTCTGCATGGATGATACCGGAATGCCCGAATCCGCCGGGGATATCCTAGGCCGCGCCAAAAACCTGGTAGTTGAACTGAATAAAATCGGCATCTCGACTGTGCACATCTATGTGAACCCCCTGGTTCAGCCCATCTCCACGGATGCAAACAAAGGAACCATGGTATTGGATGCGGTTCGAGCGATCAAGGCCGAATTTCCCGACGTCCATATTACCGGCGGCCTGTCCAACATTTCCTACGGACTGCCCCAGCGCCACATAATTAACCGGACCTTTGTCACTTTAATGATGGATGCGGGAATGGACTCAGCGATTATTGATCCTCTGGATAAAAAAATCATGGCAACCATACGCACCGCAGATATGCTTTTAGGTAAAGACCCGTTTTGTATGAAGTATCTTAAGGGCATTCGCTCTGGTGCTATCGAAAGTTAA
- a CDS encoding PEP/pyruvate-binding domain-containing protein: MWLICRHWFKKLFMPGRLLQEKHVAFRKVLQLDSLSLDFLADLESHLLGQDPADDFRINNLCDQAIEAVGAMAEHLYAMNPPAYGKLLERHAELTTEIKGMMGQVETQSSPPYILPLQQAADYPEIAGGKAANLSAAERAGVIIPSGFVITANAFHRFICDNKLENELIRQLRQVHADDNDTIIRITGELQALILGCEVPADISDHIEQSVESLMPADRLAVRSSALAEDGLVSFAGQYASELDVPASKVIAAYKRVIAGKYCPRAVTYRIRHGLSDTDTAMAVLVVPMIQPQTSGVMYTLDPGTPARKDSLGVYAVAGLAEGLVDGSRTPERYHLPREDSLISPQILSAHDDSLLNTTQLQQLRTWGLQLETYFGYPQDIEWTLDNDGLTVLQCRRLHQKKDPHPAIVPAVDLTRVLYSNLHCASAGISCGPVFFAPTGKTFRNIPPGSVVLTPTLRSSLSQFLDRVVGVIAANGSRASHFSSVARERGIPVLVGGEVELAAGQVVTVDAVSGRIFNGCVNTVLQNGKLHFNKDFPAEKYVKLAARTTHLSLTNPDGDTFTPAQCHSLHDMVRFCHEKSVWEMFHLVGKKGRGLGKARKLVTDLPLVIYILDLEKRTSVKAPARLTLAEISSVPMQSYWQGMSDSRIFWDNSQHHVDWGAFDQISGGIFFLDTKLLASYAIVSRDYLHLNIRFGYHFSIVDAICGEQASTNYLNFRFKGGGAAHRQKLFRLEFIDKVLTAFGFETASRGDMLDAAFARASQSETKLALTRLGMLLAATRLMDMRLTKTSQVTEEVEKFLILAKETKSF, encoded by the coding sequence ATGTGGCTCATCTGTCGTCATTGGTTCAAGAAACTTTTCATGCCGGGCCGCCTGCTGCAAGAAAAACATGTTGCCTTTCGTAAGGTCTTGCAACTCGACAGTCTGTCGCTTGATTTTCTTGCCGATCTGGAATCCCATCTTCTGGGACAAGACCCGGCTGATGATTTTCGGATTAATAACCTCTGCGACCAGGCCATCGAGGCGGTTGGAGCCATGGCAGAACATCTTTATGCCATGAATCCTCCTGCCTATGGAAAATTGCTTGAACGGCACGCCGAATTAACCACAGAAATTAAAGGGATGATGGGCCAGGTTGAGACTCAATCCTCTCCTCCTTATATCCTCCCACTGCAACAGGCTGCCGATTATCCGGAAATTGCTGGTGGTAAGGCCGCCAATCTGTCTGCCGCTGAACGGGCAGGAGTAATTATTCCAAGCGGTTTTGTCATTACCGCCAATGCCTTCCACCGCTTTATTTGTGACAACAAATTAGAAAATGAGCTGATCAGACAATTGCGACAGGTCCATGCCGACGATAATGATACGATTATTCGTATCACCGGAGAGTTACAGGCGCTTATTCTTGGTTGTGAAGTTCCAGCCGATATTTCAGACCACATAGAACAAAGTGTCGAGTCGTTAATGCCTGCTGATCGACTGGCGGTTCGCTCCAGTGCACTGGCGGAAGACGGTCTGGTCTCCTTTGCCGGCCAATACGCCAGTGAACTTGACGTCCCAGCCTCAAAAGTCATTGCCGCATATAAAAGAGTCATTGCCGGAAAATATTGTCCCCGGGCTGTAACATACCGAATCCGCCACGGATTAAGTGATACAGATACCGCCATGGCCGTACTTGTCGTGCCGATGATCCAGCCACAAACCTCTGGGGTGATGTACACACTCGATCCTGGGACCCCGGCGAGGAAAGATTCTCTTGGTGTATATGCCGTGGCAGGTCTGGCAGAAGGTCTTGTGGATGGATCACGAACTCCTGAAAGATATCATCTCCCCCGGGAAGATAGCCTGATTTCTCCACAAATATTGTCTGCCCATGACGACTCTTTGTTAAACACAACACAATTGCAGCAACTTAGAACTTGGGGATTACAACTTGAGACATATTTCGGCTATCCCCAGGACATTGAATGGACCCTCGATAATGACGGTTTAACAGTTCTACAATGTCGCCGCCTGCACCAGAAAAAAGATCCTCATCCGGCGATTGTGCCGGCTGTAGATCTTACCAGGGTTCTTTACAGCAATCTGCATTGCGCGTCGGCTGGAATTTCCTGTGGCCCTGTTTTTTTTGCACCCACCGGTAAAACCTTCCGCAATATCCCCCCTGGTTCTGTTGTTCTCACCCCAACCCTTCGTTCGTCCCTGTCGCAGTTCCTCGATAGGGTCGTCGGTGTAATTGCCGCCAACGGCAGTCGGGCCAGTCATTTTTCCTCAGTAGCCAGAGAGAGGGGCATCCCGGTATTGGTCGGGGGCGAGGTCGAACTGGCAGCAGGTCAGGTTGTAACCGTGGATGCCGTTTCCGGGAGGATATTTAACGGCTGTGTCAATACTGTTTTACAAAATGGAAAACTGCATTTCAATAAAGATTTTCCAGCAGAAAAATATGTGAAACTTGCCGCCCGCACCACCCACCTCAGTCTCACCAATCCCGATGGAGACACCTTCACCCCGGCCCAATGCCATTCCTTGCATGATATGGTCCGGTTTTGTCATGAAAAGAGTGTTTGGGAGATGTTCCATCTGGTTGGAAAAAAAGGGAGAGGTTTAGGTAAAGCACGAAAACTTGTTACTGATCTGCCCCTGGTTATCTATATCCTCGATCTTGAAAAGCGTACATCTGTTAAAGCACCCGCTCGGCTGACTTTGGCAGAAATATCCAGTGTGCCCATGCAATCGTACTGGCAGGGAATGTCGGATTCGAGGATCTTTTGGGATAACAGCCAGCATCATGTTGACTGGGGGGCGTTTGATCAGATCAGTGGAGGCATTTTTTTCCTTGATACAAAACTATTAGCCAGCTACGCCATCGTGTCCCGGGATTACCTGCATCTGAACATTCGTTTCGGGTATCATTTTTCCATCGTGGACGCAATCTGCGGTGAGCAGGCCAGCACAAACTATTTGAATTTCCGCTTCAAAGGTGGGGGGGCTGCCCACCGGCAAAAACTTTTCCGCCTGGAATTCATTGATAAAGTCCTCACCGCCTTTGGTTTTGAAACCGCCAGTCGGGGTGATATGCTTGATGCTGCTTTTGCACGGGCCTCCCAATCAGAAACCAAACTCGCCCTTACCCGACTCGGCATGCTCCTTGCCGCCACCAGATTGATGGATATGCGTTTAACCAAAACCTCCCAGGTAACTGAAGAGGTTGAAAAATTTTTGATTCTTGCCAAAGAAACCAAATCGTTTTGA
- a CDS encoding OmpA family protein, which produces MIKKNNIVSDKHISIKEIKSIRTLKGLDEMQLKSLEATGIQTVLDLATSVIFRTATTLLRLSQNPQSDASNIAFLLDPNYTNRPLNDCMQWPVSSIKGVGKVQQEAMEKAGMLTVADLAQFPGYHEATKILGYYRRDEDPDTVFFEPPSAPQSLLPDIVGATDSSARFSHFVTERDIRDALILVDNQCGPISPVSRIFTENHCPLISLGYVSMLRQTWTNVGTSLGEVVHSLALAPGESRNIVTIDWKRTHLSVRDEKTKVTEQVNSVQVHKRALDEVVRTVAEEHQAGSTQTAAANAATAGSFVAAGAVVGGIGGGVAGAVTGLVAGNVANVAGGTPTIAGAGVGAAVGAGAGAIAGSVIGTGAVALGSIESDSSGNREIIGKNQQRITQATQQKSSAIRSLWSSIVLENQEAEQSHVVTTTVTNYNHMHALTVQYYEVMQHYCVTMSLDDIEPLLFLPFKPLSFGLEDIEQFWPILRDAVEDDFLVSRLDEAFGLDGFIVPPVTPFDPDAAISDRITLEIQDRDWNPSFPMEPKIIKKNGTRVALSIINSSIRTLRVNGQNVVQLRYRTYEDIQIADIEKVVVERLAAAVDSRITVRIRTKIKETINGELITAVTPFQSLGTKTIPSFSPGGKPAAEFNWRIADNLNDVFEDFKEMIREQQNALLQITTIVQRQPYFYTKVLLQSLEAGELIDVLSSLKLKINDSEIHLNDLVHVVPVGITANSMVFKMKNAAALVLQGKSDPFRDMKLYAKELATFLARQVNLFKTESEVFLPTSGLFAEAILGRSNSAEILDSSRFTDWADNPIPHTAPLIQPVDADQIRHVDQDVSPTLPPATINLVNPVSFPDPSLGKALDAIQNGNIFRDMSKSDQLVSVLGDLTQLSGRLGEASSKLTGDAATEALKSATQTAALVESLSKALLNSIPQDLKSASAKPPATASEKGAAANFFKDLIKSGNAPVSERELLESAARALGVPLSGDPLANPVTFAGTSGDFFPPSPGLGGFSPDGFSINDFLAGGDVREGLIFPDQSNRVDKILLSNFDINQSDLTEDHKMALDLLAKIMDNDLDIRILAFEGRASSTGDDENNITLSHNRAKTVKDYLSVKGVSDERLGLVNGYGSALSLSNTPNQENRIDRSVVISYQWKLAAVSEPQPSVDPSASRFWAISLSFSAGGGFVIGGSVFIGTLRNLTTNKIRAIYIFVGGLDGALGVPFNATGSADSTGEVSFTTRQPLTFESFDATLVSVFGYQVGIFAGVTQTRIRFPMIDSDEPGKTVTVDIPGVGIGQIQSASAIAQLGVLNVQDN; this is translated from the coding sequence ATGATTAAAAAAAATAATATAGTATCGGATAAACATATCAGTATTAAAGAAATAAAATCCATCCGCACCCTTAAAGGTCTGGATGAAATGCAATTAAAGAGCCTGGAGGCCACAGGGATACAGACTGTGCTGGACTTGGCTACCTCAGTCATATTCAGGACAGCCACGACATTATTACGGTTGTCTCAAAATCCTCAAAGTGACGCATCAAATATTGCATTTCTCCTTGACCCAAATTATACTAATCGGCCTTTAAATGACTGTATGCAGTGGCCGGTCTCTTCCATCAAAGGCGTTGGCAAGGTTCAGCAGGAGGCCATGGAAAAAGCCGGTATGCTGACCGTGGCAGATCTGGCACAATTTCCAGGATATCATGAAGCCACAAAAATTCTGGGGTATTACCGGCGGGATGAAGATCCAGACACAGTCTTTTTTGAACCGCCGTCTGCACCACAGTCTCTGCTGCCGGACATTGTGGGTGCCACTGATTCATCTGCCCGGTTTTCTCATTTTGTGACCGAGCGGGACATCCGGGATGCACTGATTCTCGTGGATAATCAGTGCGGTCCCATATCCCCTGTCAGCAGAATTTTTACTGAAAATCACTGCCCGCTGATTTCTCTGGGATACGTGTCCATGCTCCGTCAGACCTGGACCAATGTCGGAACCAGTCTGGGGGAAGTGGTTCACAGCCTGGCCCTGGCGCCGGGAGAATCCCGAAATATTGTCACCATTGACTGGAAACGGACCCACCTGAGTGTCAGGGATGAAAAAACCAAAGTCACGGAACAGGTCAACAGCGTACAGGTCCACAAGCGGGCGCTGGACGAAGTTGTCCGCACTGTGGCGGAAGAACACCAGGCCGGGTCCACCCAGACCGCTGCCGCCAATGCAGCAACTGCTGGATCATTTGTAGCCGCAGGTGCTGTTGTCGGTGGTATTGGCGGCGGTGTCGCCGGTGCCGTCACCGGATTGGTGGCGGGAAATGTTGCCAATGTGGCCGGGGGTACCCCCACTATTGCCGGTGCCGGCGTTGGGGCCGCTGTGGGCGCCGGTGCTGGAGCGATTGCCGGCAGTGTGATTGGTACCGGCGCCGTTGCCCTGGGTTCCATAGAATCAGATTCCAGTGGCAATCGTGAAATTATTGGAAAAAACCAGCAGCGAATCACCCAGGCAACCCAGCAGAAATCATCAGCCATCCGGTCTTTATGGTCCAGTATCGTACTTGAAAATCAAGAAGCTGAGCAAAGCCATGTGGTCACGACAACGGTGACCAACTATAATCACATGCATGCCCTCACTGTTCAATACTATGAAGTAATGCAGCATTATTGCGTGACCATGTCGTTAGATGATATTGAACCGCTGTTGTTTTTACCGTTCAAACCCCTGTCTTTTGGGTTGGAGGACATCGAACAGTTCTGGCCTATCCTCCGGGACGCGGTGGAGGATGATTTTTTGGTGAGCCGCCTGGACGAGGCCTTTGGGCTGGACGGGTTTATTGTACCACCCGTCACCCCGTTTGACCCGGATGCTGCCATTTCAGACCGAATCACCCTGGAAATACAGGACCGGGACTGGAATCCCAGTTTTCCCATGGAACCCAAAATCATCAAAAAAAATGGAACCAGAGTCGCCTTGTCCATCATCAACAGCAGTATCCGCACCCTGCGTGTGAATGGTCAGAATGTGGTTCAACTCAGATACCGCACCTATGAAGACATTCAAATTGCTGATATTGAAAAAGTGGTTGTCGAAAGACTGGCCGCAGCAGTTGACAGCCGGATAACCGTTCGTATCCGCACAAAAATAAAAGAAACCATCAACGGGGAACTGATCACGGCAGTGACCCCCTTTCAATCTCTGGGAACAAAAACAATTCCCAGTTTTTCTCCCGGCGGTAAACCAGCGGCAGAATTCAACTGGCGGATTGCCGACAACCTGAATGATGTGTTTGAGGATTTTAAGGAGATGATTCGTGAGCAGCAGAATGCTCTGCTCCAGATTACCACCATTGTACAGCGTCAGCCTTATTTTTATACCAAGGTACTCCTGCAATCTTTGGAGGCCGGTGAACTCATCGACGTATTAAGCAGCCTGAAACTGAAAATTAACGACAGTGAAATCCATCTGAACGACCTGGTTCATGTTGTCCCGGTGGGAATTACAGCCAACAGCATGGTGTTTAAAATGAAGAATGCTGCAGCATTGGTGCTGCAGGGAAAATCTGATCCATTCCGCGATATGAAGCTCTACGCCAAGGAGCTGGCAACCTTTTTGGCCCGCCAGGTGAATTTGTTCAAAACCGAGTCTGAAGTTTTCCTGCCGACCTCTGGATTGTTTGCTGAAGCCATTCTTGGCCGGTCCAACAGTGCCGAAATCCTGGATTCTTCTCGATTTACCGACTGGGCTGATAATCCTATTCCCCACACGGCACCATTGATTCAACCTGTGGATGCCGATCAGATACGGCATGTGGATCAGGATGTGTCTCCGACATTGCCGCCCGCTACCATCAACTTGGTCAATCCGGTCAGTTTTCCAGATCCCTCCCTGGGTAAAGCCTTGGATGCGATCCAAAATGGAAATATATTCCGGGATATGTCCAAATCAGACCAACTGGTTTCGGTGCTTGGAGATCTGACCCAATTGTCCGGCCGACTCGGGGAGGCATCGTCCAAATTAACCGGTGATGCCGCCACCGAGGCCTTAAAGTCTGCCACTCAAACGGCTGCGCTTGTGGAAAGCTTGAGCAAGGCCCTGTTAAACAGTATTCCCCAGGACTTGAAAAGTGCCTCGGCCAAGCCGCCGGCCACAGCATCGGAAAAAGGGGCCGCTGCTAATTTTTTCAAAGACTTGATAAAATCCGGTAATGCACCGGTAAGCGAACGTGAATTGCTGGAATCCGCTGCCCGGGCACTGGGTGTGCCATTGTCTGGGGACCCCCTGGCCAATCCGGTCACCTTTGCCGGTACCAGTGGCGATTTTTTTCCCCCGTCACCCGGCTTAGGTGGATTTTCCCCGGATGGATTCTCCATTAATGACTTCCTGGCCGGTGGAGATGTTCGAGAGGGTCTTATCTTTCCCGACCAGAGCAATCGCGTGGATAAAATTCTATTATCCAATTTTGATATTAACCAAAGTGATCTAACCGAAGATCACAAAATGGCTTTGGATCTATTGGCAAAGATTATGGACAATGATCTGGATATTCGCATTCTTGCCTTTGAAGGAAGGGCCAGCAGCACAGGCGATGATGAAAACAACATCACCTTATCCCACAACCGAGCCAAAACAGTGAAAGACTATTTATCGGTCAAGGGGGTGAGTGATGAGCGCCTGGGCTTGGTGAACGGGTATGGCAGTGCATTGTCCTTGTCCAATACCCCCAACCAGGAAAATCGTATTGACCGCAGTGTTGTGATTTCCTACCAGTGGAAGCTTGCTGCTGTTTCTGAACCACAACCATCGGTAGATCCATCGGCATCCCGCTTTTGGGCGATCTCCTTGAGTTTCTCAGCCGGTGGTGGATTTGTTATTGGCGGCAGCGTTTTCATCGGCACTCTGCGAAATCTGACAACCAATAAAATCCGTGCCATTTATATTTTTGTGGGTGGATTGGATGGAGCCCTGGGAGTCCCCTTTAATGCAACTGGATCTGCGGATTCAACCGGGGAAGTTTCTTTTACCACCCGGCAGCCGCTGACATTCGAGTCATTCGATGCCACGCTGGTCTCTGTGTTTGGGTATCAGGTCGGCATTTTTGCCGGTGTCACCCAGACCCGGATCCGATTCCCCATGATTGACAGTGATGAACCAGGCAAAACCGTAACCGTGGATATCCCTGGTGTAGGTATCGGACAAATACAGTCTGCTTCTGCTATTGCACAACTAGGCGTTTTAAATGTTCAAGATAATTAA
- a CDS encoding ABC transporter permease, with product MNLKRMWAVFVSRNYEFLRDRAAFGWNFLFPFLIVAGFVVVFGNDNRAQFKVGVFPVVPDTAVESLDLPHRFKQTKYLDLVCFDDFDQGMDRLSHHKIDILIKNASRPWQYWVSDTSPKGYVVEKIFRESTIAPEAVDALVRKEAITTVQIRYIDWLFPGILGMNMMFSALYGVGFVIVRYRKNGVLKRLKATPVTALEYLTAQMLSRVFLLLFTVAIVWAGCDFAFAFHTQGSVADAAVVFVMGSIALTSMGLLVAARGTSEEVANGVINFISWPMMFLSEVWFSMEGAPHWIQTVASFLPLTRMLAALREILNDGATLAQVTPDLLFLGAVSLVCLLVASWLFSWTR from the coding sequence ATGAACCTGAAACGAATGTGGGCAGTGTTTGTCTCGAGAAACTACGAGTTCTTAAGGGACAGGGCCGCCTTTGGCTGGAACTTTCTCTTTCCCTTTCTCATTGTGGCGGGCTTTGTCGTGGTGTTCGGCAACGATAACCGTGCCCAGTTCAAGGTGGGCGTATTTCCAGTTGTCCCGGACACGGCTGTTGAAAGCCTTGACCTGCCCCATCGGTTCAAGCAGACAAAGTACCTGGATCTGGTCTGCTTTGACGATTTTGACCAGGGAATGGACAGGCTGAGCCACCACAAGATCGACATCCTCATCAAAAACGCATCCCGGCCCTGGCAATACTGGGTCAGCGACACCTCTCCCAAGGGGTATGTGGTGGAGAAAATTTTCAGGGAGAGCACCATAGCGCCTGAAGCTGTTGACGCCCTTGTCAGGAAAGAGGCGATAACCACGGTCCAGATCCGCTATATTGACTGGCTGTTTCCCGGAATTCTCGGGATGAACATGATGTTTTCGGCCCTTTACGGGGTGGGGTTTGTCATTGTCCGATATCGGAAAAACGGTGTGCTCAAGCGCCTCAAGGCGACCCCGGTGACTGCCCTTGAGTATCTGACGGCCCAGATGCTCTCCAGGGTGTTTCTCCTTCTTTTCACCGTTGCCATTGTCTGGGCGGGGTGCGATTTTGCCTTCGCCTTTCACACCCAGGGGTCTGTAGCGGATGCGGCCGTTGTCTTTGTCATGGGCAGTATTGCCCTGACATCCATGGGGCTTTTAGTGGCCGCAAGGGGCACCAGTGAAGAGGTGGCCAACGGAGTCATAAACTTCATTTCCTGGCCCATGATGTTTTTGTCCGAGGTGTGGTTCTCCATGGAGGGTGCCCCCCACTGGATACAGACTGTGGCCAGTTTTCTGCCGTTGACAAGGATGCTTGCCGCCCTTCGAGAAATTCTGAACGACGGGGCCACCCTTGCCCAGGTGACACCGGATCTCCTGTTCCTTGGCGCTGTCAGCCTGGTCTGTCTTTTGGTGGCCTCCTGGCTTTTTTCATGGACCCGGTGA
- the ald gene encoding alanine dehydrogenase, with product MIVGILREIKVAEKRVAMTPAGVVAMAENGHTVLVEKEAGVGSGYPDAAYLEAGATLVDTPAEIYKASDLVMHVKEPQPSEYDIIREDQIVFTYLHLAADEPQTKALVKSKAVCIAYETIEKKNGSLPLLVPMSEVAGRMSVQEAAKYLEMPEGGMGILLGGVTGVEPATVVVLGGGIVGLNAAKMACGLGAKVYILDTNLERLRYLDDIMPANCFPVMSNPAVLRDLVLRADVVIGAVLIAGAKAPKLLTRDMLKEMKNGSVIVDVAIDQGGCFETSRPTTHADPTFVIDGVTHYCVANMPGAVARTSTLALTNATLPYALAIANKGWKRAMQESDEIKLGANVVKGNITFKAVADAFGMAYTPVETFL from the coding sequence ATGATTGTTGGAATTTTACGGGAGATCAAAGTTGCTGAGAAAAGAGTGGCCATGACCCCTGCAGGGGTTGTTGCCATGGCTGAAAACGGGCACACGGTCCTGGTGGAAAAAGAGGCGGGTGTTGGCAGCGGATACCCTGATGCCGCATATTTAGAAGCCGGCGCAACCCTGGTTGACACCCCTGCCGAGATATATAAGGCCTCGGATCTGGTCATGCATGTCAAAGAGCCCCAACCCTCCGAGTACGATATCATCCGGGAAGATCAGATCGTGTTTACCTATCTCCACCTTGCCGCTGATGAACCCCAGACAAAGGCACTTGTGAAGAGCAAGGCGGTCTGCATTGCCTATGAGACCATTGAAAAGAAAAACGGATCCCTTCCCCTGCTCGTTCCAATGAGCGAGGTTGCCGGCCGCATGTCGGTCCAGGAAGCGGCAAAGTACCTGGAAATGCCCGAAGGCGGAATGGGGATTCTCCTGGGTGGGGTCACCGGTGTCGAGCCTGCCACGGTAGTTGTTCTCGGCGGTGGCATTGTCGGCCTCAATGCCGCTAAAATGGCCTGCGGCCTGGGTGCAAAGGTTTATATCCTTGATACCAACCTTGAACGTTTGAGGTATCTGGATGATATTATGCCTGCCAATTGTTTCCCGGTGATGTCAAACCCTGCTGTTCTAAGGGATCTTGTCCTCAGGGCCGATGTTGTCATCGGTGCGGTTCTGATTGCCGGTGCAAAAGCGCCCAAACTGCTGACCCGGGATATGCTCAAGGAGATGAAAAACGGTTCGGTCATTGTGGATGTCGCCATTGACCAGGGCGGTTGTTTTGAAACATCCAGACCCACCACCCATGCGGATCCAACCTTTGTCATTGACGGCGTCACCCACTATTGTGTTGCCAACATGCCAGGAGCCGTTGCAAGGACCTCTACCCTTGCCCTGACCAATGCAACCCTTCCCTATGCCCTTGCCATCGCCAACAAGGGCTGGAAACGAGCAATGCAGGAGAGCGATGAGATCAAGCTCGGGGCCAATGTTGTCAAAGGCAACATTACCTTTAAGGCGGTGGCCGATGCCTTTGGAATGGCCTACACACCGGTGGAAACATTCCTATAG
- a CDS encoding ABC transporter ATP-binding protein, giving the protein MLLEINGLVKRYKNITAVDGISFSIEEGICFGLLGQNGAGKTTTVEMLEDIITPTRGTILFKGRERDRNFREKIGIQFQHTELLSFLTVDDTLRTFGRFYKNSLPMEEVRRLCMLEAIGKQMNDRISGGQKQRLLLGLALINDPDLLFLDEPSTGLDPLARQHMWKIIRGVKAQGKSIVLTTHYMEEAQTLCDDIIIMDQGRIIAQGSPETLMAQHCKDDGEPRNLETVFLNLTGRHLRA; this is encoded by the coding sequence ATGCTGCTTGAAATAAATGGGCTGGTAAAACGCTATAAGAACATCACGGCTGTTGACGGGATTTCTTTTTCCATTGAGGAGGGGATCTGTTTCGGGCTCCTGGGGCAGAACGGGGCCGGTAAAACCACCACTGTGGAAATGCTCGAGGATATCATCACGCCAACCCGGGGCACCATTCTCTTTAAGGGACGAGAGAGGGATCGAAATTTTCGCGAAAAAATAGGTATCCAGTTTCAGCATACAGAGCTTTTGTCATTTCTAACGGTGGACGATACCCTCAGAACCTTTGGCCGGTTTTATAAAAATTCTCTTCCCATGGAAGAGGTGAGACGACTGTGTATGCTTGAAGCCATTGGAAAACAGATGAACGACCGGATATCCGGTGGACAGAAGCAGCGACTTCTTCTTGGACTTGCCCTGATAAATGACCCGGATCTTCTTTTTCTTGACGAACCTTCCACAGGTCTTGATCCCCTGGCCCGCCAGCATATGTGGAAAATCATCCGGGGGGTGAAGGCCCAGGGTAAATCCATCGTTTTGACAACCCATTACATGGAAGAGGCTCAAACCCTGTGCGACGACATTATCATCATGGACCAGGGCCGCATAATTGCCCAGGGATCTCCTGAAACCCTCATGGCCCAGCATTGCAAGGATGACGGTGAGCCTCGAAATCTTGAGACTGTGTTTTTAAATCTCACCGGACGACACCTCAGGGCATAA
- a CDS encoding PHP domain-containing protein: protein MKGPFYADLHNHTTASDGDYSPQDLVAAAKKAGLSALGVTDHDTIDAVGEAIVAGDRHGLEVVPGVEISVRFKRPFFTGTLHLLCYFSKNLVADSTFQQIISDTLANGRGPLLVAQRVREINRFFGPQGSTPMLERALTCEEIARFAKNASRRHFALALSENHGIRSPEQVNAIIGNHSPAYLPSGIDLDTVTGFVRQFPMLSVLAHPAAGSFPGKGHYREVLPPLEIVEQLLPEFLAAGLGGIEIDYPGHIPAHRDILRTWAKKYNLVVTGGSDCHDAVARPIGVCGISREAFETFKDHIPMKGNL from the coding sequence ATGAAAGGCCCATTTTACGCAGATTTGCACAACCATACCACTGCTTCTGACGGAGATTATTCGCCACAGGACCTTGTTGCTGCAGCTAAAAAGGCGGGTCTGTCGGCCCTGGGAGTGACCGATCACGACACCATTGACGCCGTCGGGGAGGCCATTGTGGCAGGAGACCGCCATGGGCTGGAGGTCGTTCCCGGGGTGGAGATCTCGGTCCGGTTCAAGCGTCCGTTTTTTACAGGGACCCTGCATCTTCTGTGTTATTTTTCAAAAAACCTGGTGGCGGATTCAACCTTCCAGCAAATTATTTCAGACACCCTTGCCAACGGCCGGGGGCCGTTGCTTGTGGCCCAGCGGGTCAGGGAGATCAATCGGTTTTTCGGCCCCCAGGGCAGCACTCCCATGCTCGAGCGTGCCCTTACATGCGAAGAGATTGCCCGTTTTGCTAAAAATGCGTCAAGGCGACATTTTGCCCTGGCTTTGAGTGAAAATCACGGCATTCGATCCCCGGAACAGGTGAATGCAATCATCGGAAATCACAGCCCGGCCTATCTTCCTTCGGGGATTGACCTTGACACTGTAACCGGTTTTGTCAGACAATTTCCCATGCTCAGTGTGCTTGCCCACCCTGCTGCAGGATCCTTTCCAGGTAAAGGCCATTACAGGGAGGTGCTGCCGCCCTTGGAGATTGTGGAACAGCTTTTGCCGGAATTCCTGGCTGCGGGGCTTGGGGGGATTGAAATCGATTATCCAGGCCATATTCCGGCACACCGGGACATTCTCAGGACCTGGGCAAAAAAATACAACCTGGTTGTTACGGGCGGGTCTGACTGCCATGATGCCGTGGCTCGACCCATCGGGGTTTGCGGCATTTCCCGGGAGGCGTTTGAGACGTTCAAAGACCACATTCCCATGAAGGGAAATCTGTAA